A single window of Syntrophus aciditrophicus SB DNA harbors:
- the glyS gene encoding glycine--tRNA ligase subunit beta: MSNELLLEIGTEEIPAAFLPKALQDMSSMIRKALTEARIPFGQVHTFGTPRRLCLAVADVAEKQEDQVIEKLGPARRVSFDADGNPTKAALGFAKSQGVDISEIGTMQTDKGEYICISRHISGKSTVSLLSEMLSRLITSLSFKKSMRWGNLDFRFARPIHWILALYGGEVIPFRIENIESGATSRGHRFMHPEAFPVSNLQEYLARTREHFVIVAPEERKRIILEEARKAAAAVSGRVLENEDLLETVTYLVEYPTIVCGSFDRKYLELPKEVLITSMMSHQKYFPVVDQEGRLLPFFITINNTLARDPAVVTRGNEKVIRARLSDAQFFFEEDQKIRLDDRVEGLQQVVFHTLLGTSYEKVQRFRKLAGWIADRIDPSLKNRVNRSALLAKADLDTQMVGEFSELQGIMGREYALLAGEDPTVARAIYEHYLPLTAGGDLPQTHEGAIVSIADKMDSIAGFFGVNLVPTGTADPYALRRQALGVINIILDKKYPLTLDDLVDECISILEEKLKRPAEETRKDVIEFFRGRLENMLISQGHPHDVVSAVLAAGFADLVQVIKKIEAMESFKAHPAYEPLAIAFKRAGNILKEFRNGRIDPALFSAAEENQLYSTLLEARARVVKALEKDDYPAALLELAALRQPIDHFFESVMVMVDEENIRFNRLSLLEALFSIFRRIADFSRIVTES, from the coding sequence ATGAGCAATGAGTTGCTGCTTGAAATAGGAACGGAAGAAATCCCCGCGGCCTTTCTTCCCAAGGCACTTCAGGACATGAGTTCGATGATCCGCAAAGCGCTTACCGAAGCGAGAATTCCCTTCGGACAGGTCCACACCTTCGGAACGCCCCGGCGACTCTGCCTTGCCGTGGCCGATGTGGCTGAAAAGCAGGAAGATCAGGTCATTGAAAAACTGGGCCCCGCCAGAAGGGTTTCCTTTGATGCGGACGGGAATCCCACCAAGGCCGCCCTGGGCTTCGCGAAAAGCCAGGGCGTCGACATTTCAGAGATCGGAACGATGCAGACCGATAAAGGGGAGTACATCTGCATCAGCAGACACATCAGCGGGAAAAGCACTGTTTCCCTGCTGTCGGAAATGCTGTCCAGACTGATCACTTCTCTTTCCTTCAAGAAGTCCATGCGGTGGGGAAACCTGGATTTTCGGTTCGCCAGACCAATCCACTGGATTCTTGCCCTTTACGGCGGCGAAGTCATCCCCTTCCGTATTGAAAACATCGAAAGCGGCGCGACCTCCCGGGGGCACCGTTTCATGCATCCAGAGGCTTTTCCTGTGAGCAATCTGCAGGAGTATCTGGCCCGAACCAGAGAGCATTTTGTAATCGTAGCCCCCGAGGAAAGGAAGAGAATCATTCTTGAGGAAGCACGCAAAGCCGCTGCGGCCGTTTCCGGACGGGTGCTGGAAAATGAAGACCTTCTGGAAACCGTCACGTATCTTGTGGAGTATCCCACCATCGTCTGTGGAAGTTTTGATCGAAAGTACCTAGAGCTTCCCAAGGAAGTCCTGATCACCTCCATGATGTCGCACCAGAAATATTTTCCTGTCGTGGACCAGGAAGGTCGCCTGCTGCCCTTCTTTATTACGATCAACAATACCCTGGCCCGGGACCCCGCCGTTGTGACCCGGGGAAATGAAAAAGTCATCCGGGCGAGGCTGTCAGATGCCCAGTTTTTCTTTGAAGAAGATCAGAAGATCCGTCTCGATGACCGGGTGGAAGGACTTCAACAGGTTGTTTTTCACACCCTGCTGGGAACGTCCTACGAAAAAGTTCAACGTTTCCGAAAGCTGGCCGGCTGGATCGCCGACCGTATCGATCCGTCCCTGAAAAACAGAGTAAACCGCTCGGCTCTGCTGGCCAAAGCCGATCTGGATACTCAGATGGTCGGAGAGTTTTCAGAGCTGCAGGGCATCATGGGGAGAGAATATGCCCTCCTTGCTGGCGAAGATCCGACTGTCGCCCGGGCTATCTACGAACACTACCTCCCACTGACCGCCGGCGGCGATCTCCCCCAAACCCATGAAGGCGCCATTGTCAGCATTGCCGACAAGATGGACAGCATCGCCGGATTCTTCGGCGTCAATCTGGTTCCCACAGGGACGGCGGATCCTTATGCCCTGCGCCGGCAGGCCCTTGGTGTTATCAATATTATCCTTGATAAAAAGTATCCCCTGACGCTGGATGATCTGGTGGATGAGTGTATTTCGATTCTTGAGGAAAAGCTGAAGAGGCCGGCGGAAGAAACCCGGAAGGATGTTATAGAATTCTTCAGGGGAAGGCTTGAAAACATGCTGATTTCCCAGGGCCACCCCCACGACGTGGTCAGCGCCGTTCTTGCCGCCGGTTTCGCCGATCTTGTCCAGGTCATAAAAAAGATTGAGGCCATGGAATCCTTCAAAGCGCATCCCGCTTATGAACCACTGGCCATCGCCTTCAAGCGGGCCGGCAACATCTTGAAGGAATTCAGAAACGGCCGAATCGATCCGGCTCTTTTCAGTGCCGCGGAAGAGAACCAGTTGTACTCAACCCTTCTGGAGGCCCGCGCCAGGGTTGTCAAGGCCCTGGAGAAAGACGATTACCCTGCCGCACTTCTGGAACTTGCCGCTCTCCGTCAGCCGATCGACCACTTTTTTGAATCGGTCATGGTCATGGTTGATGAAGAGAACATCCGCTTTAATCGGCTTTCCCTTCTGGAAGCCCTGTTTTCAATCTTCCGCCGTATTGCAGATTTTTCACGAATCGTTACGGAATCCTGA
- a CDS encoding universal stress protein codes for MFERILYPTDFSDVSKKAMGYVKQLKDAGAKEVTVLHVIDERSLTGSVHEVFIDFMAVENELRKIADEECGKLVAQFLEKGLNAKFRIEKGIPFLEILKVSKEEKSSIIVIGSHGKSNIEEMLLGSVSEAVIRKADQPVLVVKR; via the coding sequence ATGTTTGAACGCATTCTGTATCCCACTGATTTTTCTGATGTATCCAAGAAAGCCATGGGTTACGTCAAGCAGCTGAAGGACGCGGGCGCGAAAGAGGTTACTGTTCTGCACGTTATTGACGAACGATCGCTGACTGGAAGTGTTCACGAGGTTTTTATTGATTTCATGGCGGTTGAAAATGAGCTTAGAAAGATTGCTGATGAAGAGTGCGGTAAATTGGTGGCGCAATTTCTGGAAAAAGGACTGAATGCCAAGTTCAGGATAGAAAAAGGGATTCCCTTTCTGGAAATTCTCAAAGTCTCCAAAGAAGAGAAATCTTCAATAATTGTGATCGGGTCGCACGGAAAAAGCAATATCGAGGAAATGCTGCTTGGTTCAGTTTCTGAAGCGGTAATCCGCAAGGCGGATCAACCGGTCCTGGTTGTCAAAAGGTAG
- a CDS encoding universal stress protein: protein MFERILYPTDFSDVSMKALKYVKQLKDAGAKEVTVLHVIDERTLVVPDVFSGIDFMAVENELSKVGEEKCKNIVAELQERGLNARYRIEKGIPFLEILKVSREEDVSLIVIGSHGVSNVEEMLLGSVSEKVIRKALRPVLVVKR from the coding sequence ATGTTTGAACGCATTCTGTATCCCACTGATTTTTCTGATGTATCCATGAAAGCCTTGAAATACGTCAAACAGTTGAAGGACGCGGGCGCAAAGGAGGTTACCGTTCTGCACGTCATTGATGAACGGACCCTGGTTGTGCCTGATGTTTTCAGCGGCATTGATTTCATGGCGGTTGAAAATGAATTGAGCAAGGTTGGCGAGGAGAAGTGTAAGAATATCGTGGCAGAACTTCAGGAAAGGGGGCTGAATGCCCGGTACAGGATAGAAAAGGGCATACCCTTTCTGGAGATCCTCAAAGTGTCCAGAGAAGAGGATGTCTCATTGATTGTGATCGGGTCGCATGGCGTAAGCAATGTTGAGGAAATGCTTCTTGGTTCGGTGTCTGAAAAAGTCATCCGCAAAGCCCTTCGGCCGGTCCTGGTGGTCAAGCGTTAA
- a CDS encoding amidohydrolase family protein yields the protein MKIDFHTHIYPDHVAVRTIAAVRQRAGIEAHTDGTLKGLKRSMTAAGIDISVVAAVATRPEQVSSIHCWLGGIRQPGIETMATTHPSNPLKSEQIKSLKRRGFKGFKLHPDYQHFFVDDFRMYPFYEAAAAEGMFILFHAGMDRGLPYPVHATPKRLAAVHEAVPRLCMIAAHLGGEEAYEETVAHLLGKDLYLDTSFVLRKMPRLFLERIFREHPPDKLLFASDSPWTDQREELNFLLQLPFLSVQDQEKICFSNAARLLGREA from the coding sequence ATGAAAATTGACTTTCATACTCATATTTATCCTGATCATGTGGCCGTCAGGACGATCGCGGCTGTTCGGCAGCGGGCCGGAATTGAAGCTCATACCGATGGCACGCTGAAGGGACTCAAAAGGTCCATGACGGCTGCAGGGATTGATATCTCCGTTGTGGCGGCTGTGGCGACCCGGCCGGAACAGGTATCATCTATTCATTGCTGGCTTGGCGGCATTCGACAGCCGGGCATCGAGACGATGGCAACGACGCATCCCTCCAATCCGTTGAAATCTGAGCAGATAAAATCTTTGAAGCGCCGAGGTTTCAAGGGCTTCAAACTGCATCCTGATTATCAGCATTTTTTTGTCGATGATTTTCGGATGTATCCATTTTACGAAGCGGCTGCCGCGGAAGGGATGTTCATTCTTTTCCATGCCGGGATGGACCGGGGATTGCCTTATCCTGTTCACGCAACGCCGAAACGTCTGGCGGCGGTGCATGAAGCCGTTCCGAGGCTCTGCATGATTGCCGCTCATCTGGGAGGAGAGGAGGCTTACGAGGAGACTGTGGCCCATCTTCTTGGAAAAGATCTTTATCTGGATACGTCCTTTGTCCTGAGAAAGATGCCCAGATTATTCCTGGAACGCATTTTCCGGGAACATCCGCCGGACAAGCTGCTGTTTGCTTCGGACAGTCCCTGGACGGATCAGAGGGAGGAACTCAATTTTCTGCTTCAACTGCCCTTTCTGTCCGTGCAGGATCAGGAAAAAATCTGCTTTTCCAACGCAGCGAGACTGCTGGGGCGTGAGGCGTGA
- a CDS encoding fibronectin type III domain-containing protein has protein sequence MKEKRKSFKLRIKQNVSLTILFGCLFGILSLCLSPMGTYSGHAANVTLSWNPNSEADLAGYKVYSGTSSGNYSGATYDAGKFTSIGISGLEAGKTYYFAAKAYNTTGLLSNYSNQVSYTVPTTTTTTTTTSTSTTSSTSTATAKTYYLTPYITEGKSYGTVSPSERVYVPAGSSYTFYIKPITGHYISGVWVDQVYVGKPTSYTFKNIQAKHYMVVKFK, from the coding sequence ATGAAAGAAAAAAGAAAAAGCTTTAAATTGCGGATTAAACAAAACGTTTCATTAACCATCCTTTTCGGTTGCCTTTTTGGGATCCTCTCTCTCTGCCTGTCCCCCATGGGAACATACTCTGGTCACGCGGCAAATGTCACCCTGTCATGGAACCCGAACTCCGAAGCAGATCTTGCGGGATATAAGGTCTATTCCGGAACTTCCTCCGGAAATTACAGCGGGGCGACTTATGACGCAGGCAAATTTACCAGTATAGGAATCTCCGGCCTTGAGGCAGGAAAAACCTATTATTTTGCAGCCAAGGCCTACAATACAACCGGATTGCTAAGCAACTATTCCAATCAAGTGAGTTACACCGTTCCGACGACAACAACAACTACGACCACGACTTCAACGTCAACGACAAGCTCCACTTCCACGGCCACTGCAAAGACCTACTACCTGACGCCTTATATCACCGAAGGTAAATCCTATGGCACCGTAAGTCCGTCAGAAAGAGTTTATGTGCCCGCCGGCTCCAGTTATACCTTTTACATCAAACCTATAACAGGGCACTATATTTCCGGTGTATGGGTCGACCAGGTCTATGTCGGCAAACCGACTTCTTATACTTTCAAGAACATTCAGGCAAAGCATTATATGGTTGTTAAGTTCAAATAA
- a CDS encoding secretin N-terminal domain-containing protein, protein MNYRREHRSTDAGNMARYLVVFLILCLTATAEGRSSLSRSGSAVALSSNTLPDAYAGNGNHGAGPPVNNMGSPGVTIDFDNVEIQTFIKAIGEMTGRNFLIDKQVQGSVTVFSPKQISSDEAYRVFQSVLEIHGYTTVPSGAVIKILPRKDAREKDIPTFLQDEEGGREDQLITRIVKLKHGNPEDLKKVIDPLVTRDSIVHAYPPSGMLVITDVESNVQRLLKIITALDSELEKNAIVMHVYPLQNASAEDLAKVLINLQPKETAPGSEKGQPALSRNVQIQSDKATNSLIITASAEDYALLQGLIQKLDSSRPMVYIEALILEVNIVKDFNLGTEWRAMHDAGSGGTGSLLFGSGGLGPPAGTYNILPDVTTPATYSSGFTFGILGTGITLGGITFQDIGAMIQAIKSDTDIHILSKPQLLTMDNEEAQIHVGKNVPYATRKETTTTNLDYSSYEYRDVGVSLKITPHINSEGFVRMKINQEVSQVTEDSPTGLPTTNKRAVNTTVTIKDSETVVIGGMIGDSTQLGTYKVPLLGDIPVLGWLFKSRSSNREKTNLYVFITPRVIRQHTDASRISKEKSDHLEREKKNLSNPGQKKGNH, encoded by the coding sequence ATGAATTACCGCAGGGAACACCGCAGCACTGACGCAGGCAATATGGCCCGTTATCTGGTTGTCTTTCTGATTCTCTGTCTGACCGCCACAGCGGAAGGAAGGTCGTCTCTATCCCGATCCGGTTCCGCTGTGGCGCTCTCTTCCAATACCCTGCCGGATGCCTACGCGGGAAACGGAAATCATGGCGCCGGTCCTCCGGTGAACAATATGGGTTCGCCGGGGGTAACCATTGATTTCGATAATGTGGAGATTCAGACCTTCATCAAGGCCATCGGTGAAATGACCGGCAGAAATTTTCTCATAGACAAACAGGTCCAGGGAAGCGTTACCGTCTTTTCACCGAAACAGATATCATCAGATGAAGCGTATCGTGTTTTTCAGTCCGTTCTCGAAATTCACGGTTATACGACCGTTCCCTCAGGAGCCGTCATCAAGATCCTCCCCCGGAAGGATGCCCGGGAAAAGGATATCCCCACTTTTCTGCAGGATGAAGAAGGAGGACGGGAGGATCAACTGATCACCCGCATTGTCAAGCTGAAGCATGGCAATCCCGAAGATCTCAAAAAAGTTATCGATCCCCTCGTGACAAGGGACAGTATCGTGCATGCCTATCCCCCTTCCGGCATGCTGGTCATAACGGACGTGGAATCCAACGTGCAGCGGCTTCTGAAGATCATCACCGCGCTGGACAGCGAGCTGGAGAAGAACGCCATCGTCATGCACGTTTACCCTCTGCAGAATGCCAGCGCGGAGGATCTGGCCAAGGTTCTGATCAATCTTCAACCCAAGGAAACCGCTCCAGGAAGCGAAAAAGGCCAACCGGCCCTTTCCAGAAATGTTCAGATCCAGTCGGACAAGGCAACCAATTCCCTGATCATCACCGCCTCCGCGGAAGATTACGCACTGCTTCAGGGACTCATTCAAAAGCTGGATTCATCCCGACCGATGGTTTACATCGAAGCCCTGATTCTTGAGGTCAATATCGTCAAGGACTTCAACCTCGGCACTGAATGGCGAGCCATGCACGACGCAGGCTCCGGAGGCACAGGGTCGCTGTTATTCGGCTCGGGCGGTCTGGGTCCGCCCGCCGGGACGTATAATATCCTGCCCGATGTCACAACACCTGCCACTTATTCTTCAGGATTTACCTTCGGCATTCTGGGGACGGGAATTACCCTTGGGGGGATAACCTTTCAGGACATCGGCGCCATGATCCAGGCCATCAAGAGCGATACGGATATTCATATCCTGTCCAAACCGCAGCTTCTGACCATGGACAACGAAGAGGCCCAGATTCATGTCGGCAAAAACGTTCCCTATGCAACCCGAAAGGAAACAACCACGACAAATCTTGATTACAGCTCCTATGAATATCGGGATGTCGGCGTCAGCCTGAAGATCACGCCGCACATCAACAGTGAGGGATTCGTCCGCATGAAGATCAATCAGGAGGTCAGTCAGGTTACGGAAGATTCTCCTACCGGACTGCCCACAACCAACAAACGGGCCGTCAACACAACCGTGACCATCAAGGATTCGGAAACCGTGGTCATCGGCGGAATGATTGGAGACAGCACCCAGCTCGGCACCTACAAAGTGCCTCTCCTGGGTGATATCCCCGTCCTCGGCTGGCTTTTCAAATCCCGATCCTCAAACCGGGAAAAAACGAACCTCTACGTCTTTATAACGCCCCGCGTCATCCGCCAACATACAGATGCCAGCCGGATATCCAAGGAAAAAAGCGACCATCTGGAAAGGGAGAAGAAAAATCTCTCCAACCCTGGTCAGAAGAAAGGAAACCACTGA